A region of Candidatus Binatus sp. DNA encodes the following proteins:
- the hisB gene encoding imidazoleglycerol-phosphate dehydratase HisB: MAPAEAKRSAEVERKTRETSVTVALKLDGTGRGEAKTGVPFLDHMLESFARHGFFDLMVEAKGDLHVDDHHTVEDVGMVLGRAFREALGDRAGIKRFGEATVPLDEAVCTAIVDISGRAYLGYNVPISQERVGNFQTALVHDFMKALTDEVGMNLHLNLVSGRNPHHIIEATFKALARAMDHATGREPRLSGVLSTKGTLS; the protein is encoded by the coding sequence ATTGCGCCGGCCGAGGCCAAGCGCAGCGCGGAAGTCGAACGCAAGACGCGCGAGACTTCGGTCACCGTCGCGCTCAAGCTCGACGGCACAGGGCGCGGCGAGGCAAAGACCGGGGTTCCGTTCCTCGATCACATGCTCGAAAGCTTCGCGCGCCATGGATTTTTCGACTTGATGGTCGAGGCCAAGGGCGATTTGCATGTGGATGACCATCACACAGTCGAAGATGTCGGAATGGTGCTGGGCAGGGCGTTTCGAGAGGCGCTGGGCGATCGCGCGGGAATCAAGCGCTTTGGCGAGGCGACGGTGCCGCTCGACGAGGCCGTCTGTACCGCGATTGTCGATATCAGCGGGCGCGCCTACCTGGGCTACAACGTCCCGATCAGCCAGGAGCGGGTCGGTAACTTTCAGACCGCGCTGGTGCATGATTTTATGAAGGCGCTGACGGACGAAGTCGGGATGAATTTGCATCTCAACCTGGTCAGCGGCCGCAACCCGCATCACATCATCGAGGCAACCTTCAAGGCGTTGGCGCGTGCGATGGACCATGCAACCGGGCGCGAGCCGCGGCTTTCAGGCGTGCTTTCGACCAAAGGCACGCTCAGCTAG
- a CDS encoding HisA/HisF-related TIM barrel protein: MFENFTVIPSIDLKDGQVVRLLRGDMNLATVYGAEPGQTARRFEQEGAALIHIVDLDGAIAGAPRNIEAIAKIRAAVKCAIDVSGGLRTIEAVRAAFAGGADRVSIGSAAILDPELVRRACGEFPGMIFGSIDIREGRLAVKGWVETSRLTIAEAGERFRAAGIAVAIVTDISRDGAQVGVDPARMEDIARAVRIPVIASGGVASLDDIGALGMRFDAGVVGVVVGRALYEGIFSLSGALALAKRTQRS; encoded by the coding sequence TTGTTCGAAAACTTCACCGTTATTCCGTCGATTGACCTGAAGGACGGCCAAGTCGTGCGCCTGCTCCGCGGCGACATGAACCTGGCCACCGTCTATGGGGCAGAACCCGGCCAGACCGCGCGTCGCTTCGAGCAGGAAGGGGCAGCGCTAATCCATATCGTCGATCTCGATGGCGCGATTGCCGGCGCACCGCGAAACATCGAAGCGATCGCCAAAATTCGCGCGGCGGTGAAATGCGCTATCGACGTCAGCGGCGGGCTGCGCACGATCGAGGCGGTTCGCGCGGCATTCGCGGGCGGGGCCGACCGGGTCTCGATTGGCTCCGCCGCAATCCTCGATCCCGAGCTGGTCCGCCGCGCCTGCGGCGAGTTCCCGGGGATGATTTTCGGTTCAATCGACATTCGCGAGGGCCGGCTTGCCGTCAAAGGATGGGTCGAGACCAGCCGGCTCACGATAGCCGAGGCGGGGGAACGGTTTCGCGCTGCGGGAATCGCGGTCGCGATCGTGACGGACATCTCGCGCGATGGCGCGCAGGTGGGCGTCGATCCCGCCCGGATGGAAGATATCGCCAGGGCCGTGCGCATTCCAGTTATCGCGTCGGGCGGCGTCGCAAGTCTCGACGACATTGGCGCGCTTGGGATGCGATTCGACGCGGGGGTTGTGGGCGTGGTCGTGGGACGGGCGCTGTACGAAGGAATTTTCAGCCTGAGCGGCGCGTTGGCTCTAGCTAAGAGGACGCAGCGCTCTTGA
- a CDS encoding TadE/TadG family type IV pilus assembly protein: MEFAMVLIFFLVLCFAVMEFGWLMFAELNVQQAVDDGGRYASTGQETSAGARIQSIIDTIQNEISIPGVDASNVQICSVPSGAAGPCSCSNPSDSCYNSLDKTGTAGAAGNPGDTVTLTLNASVPLLTPVLSWLLLPPTYTFTSSATFKNESFDPSTTK; the protein is encoded by the coding sequence GTGGAATTCGCCATGGTCCTGATTTTCTTCCTTGTGCTGTGCTTTGCGGTGATGGAGTTCGGGTGGCTGATGTTCGCGGAATTGAACGTGCAACAGGCCGTCGATGATGGAGGCCGGTATGCCTCCACGGGGCAGGAAACGTCAGCCGGGGCCCGCATCCAGTCGATTATTGATACGATTCAAAACGAAATAAGCATACCCGGCGTGGATGCCTCGAACGTGCAAATTTGCAGTGTTCCGTCCGGGGCGGCAGGTCCGTGCTCGTGCTCGAATCCTAGCGACTCGTGCTACAACTCTCTGGATAAAACTGGCACCGCTGGCGCGGCGGGCAACCCGGGTGACACCGTGACGCTCACGCTGAACGCGAGCGTGCCGTTGCTGACGCCGGTGCTTTCATGGCTTTTACTCCCGCCAACTTACACTTTCACTTCAAGCGCCACCTTCAAGAATGAGTCGTTCGACCCAAGCACCACCAAATAG
- a CDS encoding TadE/TadG family type IV pilus assembly protein: MSPFYCSARAKLTANDSGQAMVEFAFIVPLLLIMMCAAIDFGRALYTMQVVAQLTRQGSSLSSRINTCSGAGTVEPMETLTCSTQAVIAGESGLNIASYGKVIMTAVQNTAADNTKPPVYQITGQYSQGGLSATSKVGSTVGGTVTPGNTPGIPAVFAAGNTPLQAGQTMYITEIFYQFTAATPIGALTNNAINMPTALYNVAYF; the protein is encoded by the coding sequence ATGTCACCGTTTTACTGCTCAGCCCGCGCCAAGCTCACAGCTAACGACTCCGGTCAGGCGATGGTGGAGTTCGCGTTTATAGTGCCCTTGCTCCTCATCATGATGTGCGCAGCGATCGATTTCGGTCGCGCCCTGTATACCATGCAGGTGGTCGCCCAACTGACCCGGCAAGGATCGAGTCTGTCGTCACGCATTAATACTTGTTCAGGCGCGGGCACCGTCGAGCCGATGGAAACTTTGACGTGCTCGACCCAAGCCGTGATAGCGGGAGAATCCGGTTTGAACATAGCCTCATACGGCAAAGTAATCATGACGGCAGTCCAAAACACGGCAGCCGACAACACCAAACCCCCGGTTTATCAGATCACTGGCCAATACTCGCAGGGGGGTCTTTCGGCAACAAGTAAGGTAGGGAGTACAGTCGGAGGCACGGTAACTCCCGGCAACACGCCCGGCATACCGGCCGTGTTCGCGGCCGGTAATACGCCGCTCCAGGCGGGCCAGACGATGTATATTACGGAGATATTCTACCAATTCACGGCGGCCACTCCGATCGGAGCACTGACAAATAACGCGATCAACATGCCGACGGCGTTGTATAACGTCGCATATTTCTAA
- a CDS encoding pilus assembly protein yields MKNRKNEHGQIFVLLALIIPVLIVFVALSIDLGMAYITKTTLSKSVDAAALAAIKNLNEGETKAAALASNVFLANYKSMAGLGSSTGATVNWSLDAQGNTIATVNASATLNTYFLGVLDLITGGTSYKTLTLSASATALRNPLVMSIILDRSGSMTNNGGQAALPTAVEDFVTNFDQGVDTVAEISFSTLDTVDVAMTPSFVTPIDNSVESMIFGGATFAQAGLQDGFNQILSQPIRTNIIRVAVFFTDGYANTDGLPTNVTTSTASTTHDVLNCTGGNPPTTRNPASNTPVNYGGCAPVECGSGTTPFFMNPTSAPSGSPYYTAVSCPNATASTPITFPVEAPGVGSALTVTNITNDATWRTEQLASVMRNSTNKITIYTIGLGNKINTAYLEDLANIKGAATYDSSEPQGDYEYADCPSANCQQDLTNVFQIIAAKILLRLSK; encoded by the coding sequence GTGAAAAATAGAAAAAACGAGCATGGACAAATTTTCGTGTTGCTTGCTCTCATCATACCTGTCCTGATTGTGTTCGTCGCTCTCTCCATTGACCTTGGTATGGCCTATATCACCAAGACGACGCTGTCCAAGTCAGTGGATGCGGCAGCACTTGCGGCGATAAAGAACTTGAACGAGGGGGAGACTAAGGCTGCGGCGCTCGCGTCGAATGTGTTCCTTGCCAACTATAAATCAATGGCGGGCCTCGGCAGCAGTACCGGGGCTACAGTGAACTGGAGTCTAGACGCCCAAGGCAACACGATTGCCACCGTCAATGCCAGCGCCACGCTCAACACTTACTTCCTCGGTGTGCTGGACCTCATCACCGGCGGGACCAGCTACAAGACGTTGACCCTCTCCGCAAGTGCCACAGCTCTGCGCAATCCGCTGGTTATGTCGATAATCCTGGACCGATCGGGCTCCATGACTAATAATGGCGGACAGGCGGCGCTCCCCACCGCTGTCGAAGACTTCGTCACCAATTTCGACCAGGGCGTTGACACCGTTGCAGAGATCAGTTTCTCGACGCTCGATACAGTTGACGTGGCAATGACTCCGTCGTTTGTGACTCCAATAGACAACTCAGTTGAATCCATGATCTTCGGTGGCGCCACCTTCGCCCAGGCCGGTTTGCAGGATGGGTTCAACCAGATTCTGAGTCAGCCTATAAGGACGAACATAATAAGAGTGGCGGTCTTTTTTACCGACGGTTACGCCAATACCGACGGACTTCCAACCAATGTCACTACTTCGACTGCTTCCACTACCCACGACGTTCTGAATTGTACTGGCGGCAACCCGCCCACCACGAGGAACCCGGCCTCCAATACTCCTGTGAACTATGGCGGATGCGCGCCCGTCGAGTGCGGTTCAGGGACCACTCCCTTTTTTATGAACCCGACGTCGGCGCCATCAGGGTCACCGTATTACACCGCGGTCTCTTGTCCTAATGCGACCGCCTCGACGCCGATTACTTTTCCCGTGGAGGCCCCAGGAGTGGGCAGTGCGCTCACCGTAACCAACATTACCAACGACGCGACGTGGCGCACAGAGCAACTGGCGAGCGTGATGCGTAACAGTACGAATAAAATCACGATTTATACGATCGGCCTGGGCAATAAGATCAACACGGCGTACTTGGAAGATCTCGCTAACATTAAGGGTGCCGCTACGTACGACTCAAGCGAGCCACAAGGCGACTACGAGTATGCGGATTGCCCATCGGCGAATTGCCAACAGGACCTAACGAACGTCTTCCAGATTATCGCGGCGAAGATTCTTCTGCGCCTTTCAAAATAG
- a CDS encoding acetate--CoA ligase family protein produces MTDSIVASLISSARSSGRTVLTEIESKRILHSLGLPVVVPESALTAGDAVRAASRIGFPVVLKVLSPDVSHKSDVRGVELNLENEGAVRDAFERIGRNLAARARDARFEGVAVQPMAKAGVELLAGTYRDDRFGAMVMVGLGGVLVEVMKDTALALAPIGGREAASMLARLRGAEILRGVRGHPGVDIDAIVSILETISGIAATHPEISELDLNPVVAYEDGLAILDARIVLATPAGETLQPDPHRTARLKNLERAFNPRVVAVIGDKRMSGYMWIRAMAHLKGKLYSVQIDPNEIAGIEAMGVENRKSLAEITEPIDYAVSAVPRQIAPRILKDCVANHVAAIGFFTSGFSETSEALGIRLEAELREIAINSEIALVGPNCMGLYSPAAGLCNFPEEKAGAAGDVCFISQSGTHTINFCLQAPTRGIKVNKAASIGNVLVLEAADYIDLMAADPATRAIGMYIEGVRDGRRFFDSVRHAAERHPVVIWKGGVTEAGARATLSHTGSLATAEATWRSVVRQSGAVEVASLDAMLDVVELFARAKRIGGRRMGLVAMTGGQSVVITDTFATAGLEIPALSESSYDELKTFFNIIGGSYRNPLDAGGTIGAGHDQGNLDRILEVLERDPVIDAIVLEIGTGLRASRWAAHEDEIAGLLDKLSDFAGRSTKPFAVVMHPAHLEVIVARGKELARARGLVVFESFERAAAAFRTAADYWGNRAQEGS; encoded by the coding sequence GTGACTGACTCCATCGTTGCATCGCTAATATCGTCGGCTCGTTCCAGTGGACGAACCGTTCTTACGGAAATCGAGAGCAAGCGAATCCTGCATTCGCTCGGCCTGCCGGTGGTGGTGCCGGAGTCCGCATTGACGGCCGGCGACGCGGTGCGGGCGGCGTCACGGATTGGATTTCCGGTGGTGCTGAAAGTGCTGTCGCCGGATGTGAGCCACAAGAGCGACGTGCGCGGCGTCGAGCTGAATCTGGAAAATGAGGGCGCGGTGCGCGATGCGTTCGAGCGAATTGGCCGCAATCTCGCCGCACGCGCCCGCGACGCGCGCTTCGAAGGCGTTGCCGTGCAGCCGATGGCGAAGGCGGGCGTCGAGCTGCTGGCAGGGACGTACCGCGACGATCGATTCGGCGCGATGGTGATGGTGGGCTTGGGCGGCGTGTTGGTCGAGGTGATGAAGGACACGGCGCTGGCGCTGGCGCCGATCGGCGGACGCGAGGCGGCATCGATGCTCGCGCGGCTGCGCGGCGCTGAGATCCTGCGCGGGGTCCGCGGTCATCCCGGCGTCGATATCGATGCGATCGTCTCGATTCTCGAGACCATCTCGGGAATCGCCGCGACCCATCCGGAAATCTCCGAACTGGATCTCAATCCGGTGGTCGCGTATGAGGACGGGCTGGCAATCCTGGATGCGCGAATCGTGCTCGCCACCCCCGCGGGCGAGACGTTGCAGCCGGACCCGCATCGTACAGCGCGGCTCAAAAATCTCGAGCGCGCGTTCAACCCGCGCGTAGTTGCCGTGATCGGCGACAAGCGGATGAGCGGGTACATGTGGATCCGCGCGATGGCGCATCTCAAGGGCAAGCTCTACTCGGTCCAAATCGATCCCAACGAGATAGCTGGAATCGAAGCGATGGGGGTGGAGAACCGCAAGAGCCTGGCCGAAATCACGGAGCCAATCGATTACGCGGTAAGCGCCGTCCCGCGGCAGATCGCGCCGCGGATTTTGAAGGATTGCGTCGCCAACCACGTGGCTGCGATTGGATTTTTCACGTCGGGATTTTCGGAAACGTCGGAGGCGCTGGGAATCCGCCTGGAAGCCGAGCTGCGCGAGATCGCGATCAACTCGGAGATCGCGCTGGTCGGCCCCAATTGCATGGGGCTGTACAGCCCGGCGGCGGGTCTGTGCAATTTTCCCGAAGAAAAAGCCGGCGCGGCGGGCGACGTCTGCTTCATCTCGCAAAGCGGCACGCACACGATCAATTTTTGCCTCCAGGCGCCGACCCGCGGGATCAAGGTCAACAAGGCGGCGTCGATCGGCAACGTGCTGGTGCTCGAGGCGGCCGACTATATCGACTTGATGGCAGCGGACCCGGCGACCCGCGCGATCGGGATGTATATCGAGGGCGTGCGCGACGGGCGGCGCTTCTTCGACAGCGTCCGGCACGCGGCCGAGCGTCATCCGGTGGTCATCTGGAAGGGTGGGGTGACCGAGGCGGGCGCGCGCGCTACGTTGTCGCACACCGGATCGCTGGCGACTGCCGAGGCGACCTGGCGCAGCGTCGTGCGCCAAAGCGGCGCGGTTGAAGTCGCCAGCCTCGATGCGATGCTGGACGTGGTCGAGCTGTTTGCGCGCGCCAAGCGCATCGGCGGCAGGCGGATGGGGCTGGTCGCGATGACCGGCGGCCAATCCGTGGTAATCACCGACACGTTTGCGACGGCGGGGCTCGAGATTCCCGCGCTATCGGAATCGTCGTACGACGAGCTAAAGACGTTCTTCAACATAATCGGCGGCAGCTACCGCAATCCGCTCGACGCGGGCGGCACGATCGGCGCGGGGCATGATCAGGGCAATCTCGATCGCATCCTCGAGGTCCTCGAACGCGATCCGGTCATTGACGCAATCGTGCTGGAGATTGGCACGGGGCTGCGTGCGTCGCGCTGGGCCGCGCACGAGGATGAGATCGCGGGCCTGCTCGACAAGCTGTCGGATTTTGCCGGACGCTCGACCAAGCCATTTGCCGTCGTGATGCATCCTGCGCACCTCGAGGTGATCGTGGCGCGGGGCAAGGAGCTTGCGCGCGCGCGTGGCCTGGTCGTGTTCGAGAGTTTCGAGCGCGCCGCGGCGGCATTCCGGACCGCGGCGGACTACTGGGGGAATCGCGCGCAGGAGGGCAGCTAG
- the sppA gene encoding signal peptide peptidase SppA, whose amino-acid sequence MKNPFIERLWISREARLAIVVAILSAAGSVACASGEWKAGIAILGVAVAMVAAFWFAVVRPAQIPRDAVVIVRLAGPIEEDVSRSPLDRLMRRGAQSLDHLRYVFESAAIDDDVRAIVVEIAQFGAGLATAHEIHRLLRAAQAGGKRVIALLRGDSAGLREYLVAAGAGEIVANPDTMLTMLGVATGGVFLKSALDKLKIQAQTLQWKEYKGAAETFGRDTMSLAVRESMEAIVADWEKILIETIASARKLTAQRARELIAAGFVSAKFAVENHLIDREGYIEDIRAEFDPEAKRKVFVGMARYRRHAVFTRERGRRARIALVHASGPVISGEAPATGEFISGVATAAQIDRASRDERVSAIVFRVNSPGGSAVGSDLVWRAVREAQGRGKPVVVSMGDVAGSGGYYVAAGADAIVAEPATITGSIGVVYAKFNLGNLLNELGVHFDFVKSAPISDAMSMARAMTDGELAQLNETIGHLYAAFTAKVAQGRRLSPEQTEAVAKGRIWSGLAAKERGLIDEVGGLSTAVAIARERAHIAEHQRHQLVTYRAERRWLELRPGSSDASTPWAIAAAAGALGIPTRWAPAMLEMLVRGGVMLLCPFIEL is encoded by the coding sequence ATGAAGAATCCGTTTATTGAACGATTGTGGATAAGCCGCGAGGCTCGACTCGCAATTGTTGTCGCGATTTTGAGTGCCGCCGGCTCGGTTGCGTGCGCGTCCGGCGAGTGGAAGGCGGGAATTGCCATCCTTGGAGTCGCGGTGGCGATGGTGGCGGCATTCTGGTTTGCCGTCGTCAGGCCCGCGCAAATCCCGCGTGACGCCGTCGTGATAGTTCGCCTGGCGGGTCCGATCGAAGAGGACGTGAGTCGCTCGCCGCTCGATCGGCTCATGCGCCGCGGCGCGCAGAGCCTCGACCATCTACGCTACGTGTTCGAGTCGGCGGCCATCGATGACGACGTTCGTGCGATCGTCGTCGAGATCGCGCAGTTCGGCGCCGGTCTGGCCACCGCACACGAAATCCACCGCCTGCTGCGCGCCGCGCAGGCGGGCGGCAAGCGGGTGATCGCGCTGCTGCGAGGCGATAGCGCGGGGCTGCGCGAATACCTGGTCGCGGCCGGAGCGGGGGAAATCGTCGCCAATCCCGACACGATGCTCACAATGCTTGGTGTGGCGACCGGCGGCGTTTTCCTGAAGAGCGCGCTCGACAAGCTGAAGATCCAGGCGCAAACCCTGCAATGGAAAGAGTACAAGGGCGCCGCCGAGACGTTCGGGCGCGACACGATGTCGCTGGCGGTGCGCGAGAGCATGGAGGCGATCGTCGCGGACTGGGAAAAAATCCTGATCGAGACGATCGCATCGGCCCGGAAACTGACCGCGCAACGCGCGCGCGAGCTGATCGCGGCGGGATTCGTCAGCGCAAAGTTCGCCGTCGAGAATCACCTGATCGACCGCGAAGGCTACATCGAAGACATCCGCGCCGAATTCGATCCCGAGGCCAAGCGCAAAGTGTTCGTTGGCATGGCGCGATACCGGCGCCACGCAGTCTTTACCCGTGAGCGCGGGCGGCGCGCGCGAATCGCACTGGTGCACGCCAGCGGGCCGGTAATTTCGGGCGAGGCGCCGGCGACCGGCGAATTTATCAGCGGCGTCGCGACGGCCGCGCAAATCGATCGCGCGTCGCGCGACGAACGAGTAAGCGCAATAGTGTTTCGGGTAAATTCACCCGGCGGCTCCGCGGTAGGCTCCGACCTGGTGTGGCGGGCCGTGCGCGAGGCGCAGGGGCGCGGCAAGCCGGTAGTAGTCTCGATGGGCGATGTGGCGGGCTCGGGCGGCTATTACGTGGCGGCGGGGGCCGACGCGATCGTGGCGGAACCGGCGACGATCACCGGCTCCATCGGGGTCGTGTACGCGAAGTTCAATCTGGGCAATCTGCTCAACGAACTCGGCGTCCATTTCGATTTCGTCAAGAGCGCGCCCATCAGCGATGCGATGTCGATGGCGCGCGCGATGACCGACGGCGAACTCGCGCAGCTCAATGAAACCATCGGTCATCTGTACGCGGCCTTTACCGCGAAGGTCGCGCAAGGCCGGCGGCTCAGCCCCGAGCAGACTGAAGCGGTTGCCAAGGGGCGCATCTGGAGCGGTCTGGCGGCCAAGGAGCGTGGACTGATCGACGAAGTCGGCGGGCTGTCAACCGCGGTGGCAATCGCGCGAGAGCGCGCGCATATCGCCGAGCATCAGCGCCACCAACTGGTGACCTATCGTGCCGAGCGCAGATGGTTGGAACTTCGGCCCGGCAGCTCTGACGCCTCGACGCCGTGGGCGATTGCCGCGGCCGCCGGCGCGCTTGGCATCCCAACCCGGTGGGCGCCTGCGATGCTCGAAATGCTCGTGCGCGGCGGCGTGATGCTGCTCTGTCCGTTTATCGAGCTGTAG
- a CDS encoding DUF2333 family protein, which yields MNRNRLLYGAAALLVIWVGANLALHFGQERHDRLDYNIDQLFPLDKPPPPGEIYASTLAAIMDHELHTGFGWRPNDFFLWGPKVGPDNNSDRQLGIIQAVRETTRIFKDHLTKVSSNQYDPNLVIADTDFRNDAEKWILPSPEGKYDDGVKHLRMYVAGLHTTPPSSRELNTRAVELIRLVQAWTDLLGDAHANLYRSTKDDGSPVHSWDCDHYFYHSQGYAHVMYHMMQALEREYAGQLKDDPILKTLFNDSIDALGKAALMKPLVVMNGSPDGLFANHRRNLDAYINEARQKMYSIREELERSPL from the coding sequence ATGAACCGGAACCGACTCCTGTACGGCGCCGCGGCCCTGCTTGTCATTTGGGTTGGCGCCAACCTCGCGCTTCATTTCGGCCAGGAGCGCCACGATCGCCTCGACTACAATATCGACCAGCTTTTCCCGCTCGACAAACCGCCGCCGCCCGGCGAAATCTATGCCTCGACGCTGGCCGCGATCATGGACCATGAGCTGCACACGGGTTTCGGCTGGCGTCCCAACGATTTCTTCCTGTGGGGCCCGAAAGTCGGGCCGGACAACAACTCCGATCGCCAACTCGGAATCATCCAGGCGGTTCGCGAGACCACGCGCATCTTCAAGGATCACCTGACCAAGGTTTCCTCGAATCAGTACGATCCAAATCTTGTGATCGCCGACACCGACTTTCGAAACGACGCCGAGAAGTGGATCCTGCCGTCGCCCGAAGGCAAGTACGATGACGGCGTCAAGCATCTGCGAATGTACGTCGCCGGGTTGCACACCACGCCGCCGTCGTCGCGCGAGCTCAACACCCGGGCCGTCGAGTTAATCCGGTTGGTCCAGGCGTGGACCGATCTGCTTGGCGACGCGCACGCGAACCTGTACCGGAGCACAAAGGACGACGGCAGCCCGGTTCATAGCTGGGACTGCGACCATTATTTCTATCACTCGCAGGGTTATGCGCACGTGATGTATCACATGATGCAGGCGCTCGAGCGCGAATACGCCGGGCAGCTCAAGGACGACCCGATTCTGAAGACGCTGTTCAACGATTCGATCGACGCGCTGGGCAAGGCCGCCCTCATGAAACCATTGGTTGTCATGAACGGCTCGCCCGATGGATTGTTCGCGAATCATCGGCGCAACCTCGACGCCTACATCAACGAGGCGCGCCAGAAGATGTACTCGATACGCGAAGAACTGGAACGCTCCCCGCTATAG
- a CDS encoding acyl-ACP desaturase, with protein sequence MIPKDKFYRAYMDFFETAERKRRWNLFDDVPWDKLSPRANTEERAIRIETYCAEEMYLPDYNAAGVKMLRGVFGLSWFQTAWSYEESRHGLVFREYLLRSGLRTQEQFDKLETDVFSRSWKLPFATQRRMSCYGALQEAATYLAYRAQKDRAELEKDRTLEAIFFLVSRDEAAHAGFYREMIAIEMAEDRIGTLADLAHVIANFKMPGDGLIPNYHENLRIGGGGISPRLFFTRAVLPLLKQLGTTRDELKSASAAAPPLRAAS encoded by the coding sequence ATGATCCCCAAAGACAAATTCTACCGCGCCTATATGGATTTCTTCGAGACTGCGGAGCGCAAGCGCCGCTGGAATCTTTTCGACGATGTCCCGTGGGACAAGCTTTCTCCCCGCGCCAATACCGAGGAACGCGCGATTCGTATCGAGACGTATTGCGCCGAGGAGATGTACTTGCCGGACTACAACGCGGCCGGCGTCAAGATGCTGCGCGGCGTGTTTGGGCTCTCATGGTTTCAGACTGCGTGGAGCTACGAGGAATCGCGCCACGGACTCGTGTTCCGCGAGTACCTGCTCCGTTCCGGGCTGCGCACGCAGGAGCAATTCGACAAGTTGGAGACCGACGTATTCTCGCGCTCGTGGAAACTTCCGTTCGCGACGCAGCGCCGGATGAGTTGCTATGGAGCGCTGCAGGAAGCGGCGACCTATCTCGCCTATCGCGCGCAAAAAGATCGCGCGGAACTCGAGAAAGACCGGACGCTCGAGGCAATTTTCTTTCTGGTCAGCCGCGACGAGGCCGCCCACGCCGGGTTCTACCGCGAGATGATCGCGATCGAGATGGCCGAAGACCGTATCGGCACGCTGGCGGATCTCGCGCACGTGATCGCGAATTTCAAGATGCCGGGCGACGGCCTGATTCCGAATTATCATGAAAACCTCAGAATCGGCGGCGGCGGAATCAGTCCACGCCTGTTCTTCACCCGGGCGGTGCTTCCCTTGCTCAAGCAGTTGGGCACCACTCGTGACGAGCTCAAGAGCGCCAGCGCCGCAGCGCCTCCACTGCGGGCTGCGTCTTAG